A window of Bradyrhizobium diazoefficiens genomic DNA:
AGGTGACCAAGATGATCAAGGTCTATGGCGCACCGATCGAGGATGCCGATGTCGGCAAGATCGTCGATTATCTGGCCGCGACGTATTGAAGGATGCCGCGCGGCGTGCCGGCCATTTGACCGCGAAACGGGCAAAACCGATCAAAACGCCGCGAAGTTGAGCGGAATTCGGCGGAATGCCGATGTGGTTTGAGCTACCAAGCCGGCCACATTCCGCGTATCCTGTTAGGACCGAACCGGCCGGTTGGCGGGGACTGGCGGTTCGAGATCTCGGAGGAAGACCCGCGGAGAAGTCGTGATGGCTAAAGGTACGGTCAAGTGGTTCAACCCGACGAAGGGTTATGGATTTATCCAGCCTGCGTCGGGCGGCAAGGATGTGTTCGTGCATATCTCGGCAGTGCAGAAAGCCGGTCTGTCATCCCTCAACGAGGGACAGACGGTTGAATACGAAGAGATCGCAAACCGGGGCAAGACCTCCGCAGAAAACCTCAAAGTATAAGCCCGCCAGCCTTTGCTGCCTCCCGGATCAATCGGGAACCGGGCCAAGAAAATTTAGAAGACGGCCAGTGCATTCGACGACAGGCGTTGCGATTGCACAGGGATAGCTATTTTTCCCGGAAAGACCGGTTGTTCGACGCCACAGCAATGACAATCGCGACGACATTTCGTCAGCCCACCGGCAACGGTGCGTCGCGCTTGATCTCTTCCATCACCGCATAGGTCCGCGTCTCGCGCACGCCCGGCATCGACAGCAGGGTCTCGCCGAGAAAACGTCGATAGGCGGCCATGTCGGCCAGCCGCGCCTTCACAAGATAATCGAAGCCGCCGGCAACCATGTGACACTCCAGCACCTCTGGCGCGAGCTTCACCGCGCGCGCAAACCGTTCGAAATTGTCGGGCGTGGTCTTGTCGAGCAACACCTCGACGAACACCAGAAGACCGAGGCCAAGTCGGTGCGGGTTGAGCCGCGCGCCATAGCCTTCGACGAAGCCCTCGCGTTGCAGGCGCTTTAGCCGCTCGCCGATCGAGGTCGGTGACAGCCCGATGCGCTCGGCAAGCTCGACATTGGCGATGCGGCCATCCTCCTGCAAAATCGAGAGGATTTTCCGGTCGATCCGATCGAGATCCATGATTTGTACAACCAAACGGCCTCTGACCTTCATTTTCTAAGGCAAATCGGCTATATTGTCCATCGAACTACGGCCACGCGGGCCTTATCCTGGATTTCAGCCACAGGACACGCCATGCCGCACATCCCGCCGCCCTTCGCCGCTCCCTATGCGCCCGACGACGCCGAGATCGCCGCACGCCTGTTGCCGGCGTCGCATCTCAGTCCGCCGCAGGAGGCGCGGGTCGACCGCACCGCGACGCGGCTGATCGAGGCGATCCGCAAGCGCGACGACCGGCTTGGTGGGGTCGAGGACATGCTGCGGGAGTTCGCGCTCTCGACCAGGGAAGGGCTCGCGCTGATGGTGCTCGCCGAGGCGCTGCTGCGCGTGCCCGATGCGCGCACCGCCGACCAGTTCATCGAGGACAAGCTCGGCGAAGGCGACTTCATCCACCACGAGATCAAGTCCACCGCCTTTCTGGTCAACGCCTCGGCCTGGGCGCTCGGCCTGTCGGCGCGGGTGATCCAGCCCGGCGAGACGCCCGACGGCACCATCGGACGTCTGGTGAAGCGGCTCGGCGCGCCGGCGGTGCGCACCGCGACGCGCCAGGCGATGCGGCTGATGGGCAATCATTTCGTGCTGGGCGAGACCATCGAGCAGGCGCTGGAACGGGGACGGCCGCGCTCCGGCCAAAAGACGCGCTATTCCTTCGACATGCTCGGGGAAGGTGCGCGCACGGCTGCGGATGCAAAGCGCTATTTCGATGCCTATGCCAGTGCGATTCTGACGATCGGCAAGGCGGCCGGCCGCCATCCCCTGCCCGACCGGCCCGGCATCTCGGTCAAGCTTTCGGCGCTGCATCCGCGCTTCGAGGCGGTCAGCCGCGCACGCGTCATGGCTGAACTGGTGCCGCTGCTGTTGGACCTCGCGCAGCGCGCCAAGGCCCACGACCTCAACTTCACCGTCGATGCCGAGGAAGCCGACCGGCTGGAGCTGTCGCTCGACGTGATCGCGGCGACACTCGCCGATCCCTCGCTCAAGGGTTGGGACGGATTTGGCCTCGCGATCCAGGCCTATCAGAAACGCGCAAGCGCCGTCATCGACTATGTCGACGCACTCGCGCGCGCGCATGAGCGCAAGCTGATGGTGCGGCTGGTCAAGGGCGCCTATTGGGACACCGAGATCAAGCGCGCTCAGGAGCGCGGGCTCGACGGCTATCCCGTGTTCACGCGCAAGGCGATGACGGATCTCAACTTCGTCGCCTGCGCTTCCAAGCTGCTGGCCTTGCGGCCGCGGATCTTTCCGCAATTCGCCACCCACAACGCGCTGACGGTCGCGACCGTGCTGGAACTGGCCGGCACGGGCGGCGGCTTCGAATTCCAGCGCCTGCATGGCATGGGCGAAGCGCTCTACGAGCAGTTCGCCAGGGATCACCCCGAGATCGCCTACCGCACCTATGCGCCGGTTGGCAGCCATCGCGACCTGCTCGCCTATCTGGTACGGCGTCTGCTGGAGAACGGCGCCAATTCCTCCTTCGTGGCGCAGGCCGCCGATTATCGCGTGCCCGTCCAGGCGTTGTTGCAGCGTCCGGCCGATGCCATCGTGCGGCCGCAAGCGGCGGCCCATCCGAAGGTTCCGTTGCCGGGCGATCTGTTCGCGCCGGAACGGCGCAATTCGCGCGGCGTCGAATTCGGCGAACGCGCCGCGCTCGAGCGGTTGCTGGCCGACGTCAAGGCCGAAACGACCGACCTCAAGCCGATCGCCGATGCAACGCCGGATCAGGCCAATGCGGCCGTCGCCGCGGCACGCGCCGGCTTTGCCGCCTGGAGCCGGACGCCGGCAGCTGTGCGCGCGGCGGCCCTGGAGCAGGCCGCGCATCTGCTGGAGAGCCGAAGCGCGCATTTCATCGCGCTATTGCAACGTGAGGGCGGCAAGACACTCGACGACGCGCTGTCGGAACTGCGCGAGGCGGCGGACTTCTGCCGCTATTATGCCGCGCAGGGTCGCAAGCTGTTCGGCATCGATGCGGCCATGCCGGGCCCGACCGGCGAGAGCAACGCGCTCGCCATGCGCGGCCGCGGCGTCTTCGTTGCGATCTCGCCGTGGAATTTTCCGCTGGCGATCTTCATCGGGCAGGTCACGGCGGCCTTGATGGCCGGCAATTGCGTGGTCGCAAAACCTGCCGAGCAGACGCCGCGCATCGCGCGCGAGGCTGTCGCCCTGCTGCACGAGGCCGGCATTCCCGAAAGTGCGCTGCAGCTCGTCGCTGGCGACGGCAAGATTGGTGCGGTGCTGACGGCGCATGCGGATATCTCGGGCGTCGTCTTCACCGGCTCGACCGAAGTTGCGCGCCTGATCAACCGGACGCTCGCCGCCAAGGACGGGCCGATCGTGCCGCTGATCGCGGAGACCGGCGGCATCAATGCCATGATCGCGGACGCCACCGCGCTGCCCGAGCAGGTCGCCGACGATGTCGTGACCTCCGCCTTCCGCTCCGCAGGCCAGCGCTGTTCGGCGCTGCGGCTGCTGTTCGTGCAGGAGGACGTCGCCGACCGCATGATCGAGATGATTGCAGGCGCGGCGCGCGAACTCAAGATCGGCGATCCCGCTGACGTCGCAACCCATGTCGGCCCGGTGATCGACCTGGAGGCCAAGCAGCGCCTCGATGCCCATATCGCACGGATGTCGCGCGAGGCGCGGCTGCACTTTGCCGGCACGGCGCCGCAAGGCTGCTTCGTCGCGCCGCACATCTTCGAGCTCAGGGAGGCCGGCCAGCTCACAGAGGAGGTGTTCGGCCCGATCCTGCATGTCGTGCGCTATCGTGCGGAGAACCTCGAGCGCGTCCTGCAGGCCATCGCGCGCACCGGCTACGGGCTCACCCTCGGCATTCATTCGCGGATCGACGATACGATCGAAGCCATTATCGATCGCGCCCAGATCGGCAACATCTACGTCAACCGCAACATGATCGGCGCCGTGGTCGGCGTGCAGCCGTTCGGCGGCAACGGTCTGTCCGGAACCGGCCCCAAGGCCGGCGGTCCGCACTACCTCGCGCGCTTCGCCACCGAGCAGACCGTGACCATCAACACGGCGGCCGCCGGCGGCAACGCTGCGTTACTGGCGGGGGAGGAATGAGCGGCCGCAGCCTCTCCGCACCCCTCAATCCATCACCGTCACCCTGAGGCGCTCTTCCTGCGCTGCAAGCGCAGAAAGAGCCTCGAAGGGCGACGGCCCCGCTGCATCCGGGCCGTTCATCCTTCGAGGCTCCCCATGGGGCGCGCCGCGCCCATGCCTCGCGCCTCAGGATGACGGGCCTGGCAATTACATCGCAACGAGCCCTGCGCCAGGCGCCGTTGCATCCCTGCAAAACATCGGTCTAATGGCCCTCACCACTTGCCCGCCCAATTCCAGCGCGCGGGAAACGACTGAAGCGAGGGAGCGACGCCGCGATGGAAAGAGGCATTTTTGCTGGCCTGAAGGTTCTGGACTGCGCGAGCTTCATCGCAGCGCCCGCGGCCGCGACCGTGCTGTCGGATTTCGGCGCCGACGTCATCAAGATCGAGCCGCCCGGCGCCGGGGATCCCTATCGCAATCTGCCGAACCTGCCGGGCTATCCGACCGGCGAGCACAATTTCGCCTGGCTGCTGGAAGCGCGCAACAAGAAGAGCATCGCACTCGACCTCGCCAAGCCCGAAGCGCAGGCCGTGCTCTACAAGCTGGTCGAAGAGGCCGACGTCTTCATCACCAACATGCCGCCGCCGGTGCGCGCCAAGCTCGGCATCACCCATGATCATCTCGCCCATCTCAACGACCGGCTGATCTACGCCTCCTTCACCGGCTATGGCGAGAAGGGCGAGGAGGCCAACAAGCCGGGCTTCGACAGCAACGCCTATTGGGCGCGGTCCGGCCTGATGGACCTGGTCCGCGCCGACACCGACACCACGCCGGCCCGCTCGGTCGCCGGTATGGGCGATCACCCCTGTGCCATGGCTTTCTACGGCGCCATCGTCACCGCGCTCTATCAGCGCGAGAAGACCGGCAAGGGCTCGCATGTCGCCTCCAATCTGATGGCGAACGGGGTGTGGGCGGCGAGCGTGCTGGCGCAGGCAAAACTCTGCGGCGCCAAGTTCGGCGAGCGGCGCCCGCGCGAGCGCGCGCTCAACGCGGTCGCCAACCACTACCAGTGCAAGGACGGCCGCTGGTTGATCCTGTCCCTGCTCAACGAGGAGAAGCAGTTTCCGACGCTGGCCAAATGCCTGGGACGCGAGGACCTGATCAATGATCCGCGCTTCGTCACCAAGGCCGACCGCCACGCTCGCTCGGTCGAGCTGATCAAGATCCTGGACGACACCTTTGCGACCAAGGATCTCGCCGAA
This region includes:
- a CDS encoding cold-shock protein; this encodes MAKGTVKWFNPTKGYGFIQPASGGKDVFVHISAVQKAGLSSLNEGQTVEYEEIANRGKTSAENLKV
- a CDS encoding Lrp/AsnC ligand binding domain-containing protein, with product MDLDRIDRKILSILQEDGRIANVELAERIGLSPTSIGERLKRLQREGFVEGYGARLNPHRLGLGLLVFVEVLLDKTTPDNFERFARAVKLAPEVLECHMVAGGFDYLVKARLADMAAYRRFLGETLLSMPGVRETRTYAVMEEIKRDAPLPVG
- the putA gene encoding bifunctional proline dehydrogenase/L-glutamate gamma-semialdehyde dehydrogenase PutA, which translates into the protein MPHIPPPFAAPYAPDDAEIAARLLPASHLSPPQEARVDRTATRLIEAIRKRDDRLGGVEDMLREFALSTREGLALMVLAEALLRVPDARTADQFIEDKLGEGDFIHHEIKSTAFLVNASAWALGLSARVIQPGETPDGTIGRLVKRLGAPAVRTATRQAMRLMGNHFVLGETIEQALERGRPRSGQKTRYSFDMLGEGARTAADAKRYFDAYASAILTIGKAAGRHPLPDRPGISVKLSALHPRFEAVSRARVMAELVPLLLDLAQRAKAHDLNFTVDAEEADRLELSLDVIAATLADPSLKGWDGFGLAIQAYQKRASAVIDYVDALARAHERKLMVRLVKGAYWDTEIKRAQERGLDGYPVFTRKAMTDLNFVACASKLLALRPRIFPQFATHNALTVATVLELAGTGGGFEFQRLHGMGEALYEQFARDHPEIAYRTYAPVGSHRDLLAYLVRRLLENGANSSFVAQAADYRVPVQALLQRPADAIVRPQAAAHPKVPLPGDLFAPERRNSRGVEFGERAALERLLADVKAETTDLKPIADATPDQANAAVAAARAGFAAWSRTPAAVRAAALEQAAHLLESRSAHFIALLQREGGKTLDDALSELREAADFCRYYAAQGRKLFGIDAAMPGPTGESNALAMRGRGVFVAISPWNFPLAIFIGQVTAALMAGNCVVAKPAEQTPRIAREAVALLHEAGIPESALQLVAGDGKIGAVLTAHADISGVVFTGSTEVARLINRTLAAKDGPIVPLIAETGGINAMIADATALPEQVADDVVTSAFRSAGQRCSALRLLFVQEDVADRMIEMIAGAARELKIGDPADVATHVGPVIDLEAKQRLDAHIARMSREARLHFAGTAPQGCFVAPHIFELREAGQLTEEVFGPILHVVRYRAENLERVLQAIARTGYGLTLGIHSRIDDTIEAIIDRAQIGNIYVNRNMIGAVVGVQPFGGNGLSGTGPKAGGPHYLARFATEQTVTINTAAAGGNAALLAGEE
- a CDS encoding CoA transferase, translating into MERGIFAGLKVLDCASFIAAPAAATVLSDFGADVIKIEPPGAGDPYRNLPNLPGYPTGEHNFAWLLEARNKKSIALDLAKPEAQAVLYKLVEEADVFITNMPPPVRAKLGITHDHLAHLNDRLIYASFTGYGEKGEEANKPGFDSNAYWARSGLMDLVRADTDTTPARSVAGMGDHPCAMAFYGAIVTALYQREKTGKGSHVASNLMANGVWAASVLAQAKLCGAKFGERRPRERALNAVANHYQCKDGRWLILSLLNEEKQFPTLAKCLGREDLINDPRFVTKADRHARSVELIKILDDTFATKDLAEWRKILDGSGLVFGVVAILDDIPNDKQMLDNEVLVPFENDTMLTINSPIWIDGARKVQPRKPPTVGEHSDEILRGAGYDEAAIKQLRSSGAVG